ATATCGAATCCGCACAAAAAACCGGTGCCATGATGTTGTTTGGTGAAAAGTATGGTGATGAAGTGCGTGTGTTAGACATCGGCTCCTCACGCGAATTATGCGGCGGGACCCACGTGAGCCGTACCGGCGATATTGGTCTGTTCAAAATCACCGGCGAAAGTGGCGTCGCGGCAGGGGTGCGCCGTGTAGAGGCCACCACTGGCGAGGGTGCTCTCAAGCTTGTGCAAGTGCAACAAGCATTGTTGAACCAGTTGGCAACAGAATTAAAGGCGCCGGCACAAGAATTGCCAGCCAAAATGGGACAAGTGATGGATCACGTCAAGTCGCTCGAAAAAGAGCTGGCACGCTTGAAATCCAAACTGGCCTCGTCGCAAGGTGACGACCTCGCCGCGCAAGCACAGGAGATTCACGGCGTTAAAGTGCTGGCAGCAGCGCTGGATGGTGCCGACGCCAACACCCTGCGTGAGACCATGGATAAACTCAAGGATAAACTCAAATCTGCCGTCATTGTCTTGGCGAGTATTGCTGATGGTAAAGTCACGCTGGCGGCAGGCGTGACTGCCGACTTAACAGCCAAAGTGAAGGCAGGTGAGTTGGTGAATCACGTTGCCGGGCAGGTGGGCGGTAAAGGCGGTGGTAAACCAGACATGGCAATGGCTGGCGGCACCGAGCCTGCACATTTGCCGCAGGCACTGGCCAGTGTTCAGACTTGGGTCACTACAAAATTAAATTAATTCAATTGTTTAACAGAGCGAAATAATGGCATTAATCGTACAGAAATACGGCGGAACTTCCGTCGCAAATCCGGAGCGCATCCGTAACGTCGCGCGTCGTGTCGCCCGCTACAAGGCTTTGGGCCATCAGGTTGTGGTCGTCGTGTCGGCCATGTCGGGGGAAACCAATCGGTTGATTTCACTCGCAAAAGAAATTATGCCGGATCCAGATCCACGTGAATTGGATGTCATGGTGTCAACGGGAGAGCAAGTGACCATCGGCATGACCGCACTCGCACTGATGGAGTTGGGCATCAAGGCAAAAAGTTATACCGGCGCCCAAGTCAAAATCCTGACAGACAATGCTTTTAGCAAGGCGCGTATTTTAGATATTGATCAGCATCACTTGAAAAAAGACCTTGATGACGGTTATGTCTGCGTGGTTGCTGGCTTTCAAGGCGTTGATGAACATGGCAACATTACAACTTTAGGCCGTGGTGGTTCAGATACCACTGGCGTGGCATTGGCCGCTGCCTTGAATGCGGATGAATGTCAGATTTATACGGATGTGGATGGCGTGTATACCACCGACCCGCGTGTGGTCCCCGAAGCGCGGCGCTTGGATCGGATTACCTTTGAAGAGATGCTCGAATTGGCATCGCAAGGCTCCAAAGTGTTACAGATCCGCTCGGTCGAGTTTGCCGGTAAATACAAAGTCAAATTGCGTGTATTGTCCAGTTTTGAAGAAGAAGGGGATGGCACGCTGATTACATTCGAAGAAAATGAGGAAAACATGGAAGAACCCATTATCTCTGGTATCGCTTTTAACCGCGATGAAGCAAAAATTACGGTGACCGGTGTGCCCGATAAGCCAGGCATCGCCTATCAAATCCTTGGGCCGGTCGCTGATGCCAATATTGATGTTGATATGATCATCCAGAACGTAGGCGCAGACGGCACCACAGACTTCACTTTTACCGTGCACAAAAATGAAATGAACAAAACATTGGCCCTGTTACGCGATAAAGTGCAAGGGCATATTCAGGCGCGTGAAATCGGTGGCGACGATAAAATTGCCAAAGTATCTGTTGTTGGCGTGGGTATGCGCTCACATGTCGGCATCGCCAGCCAGATGTTCCGTACATTGGCAGAAGAGGGCATTAATATTCAAATGATCTCTACCAGCGAAATTAAAATTGCTGTGGTGATAGAAGAAAAATACATGGAACTTGCCGTACGTGTATTGCATAAAGCTTTTGGCCTTGAGAATGCATAATCGCAATTAACCCCCGCACAAAGAAATCAAAACATTCTTTTTTTTTGCGTTGATTTTTGAAGGGTTTTCACGTAGTATGGCGCCCTTCGATGCAGTAGCAATACTGCAAAGAAAAGCAGCATAAGCTGTGTTGGTTTGATTAAAACTGAATAGTTTTAATAGGTGAGCTGGCCGAGTGGTCGAAGGCACTTCCCTGCTAAGGAAGCATATGGGCTTAAACCTGTATCGAGGGTTCGAATCCCTCGCTCACCGCCACAAAGCTTAAATTTGTGTTATAATGCTGTTTTTGTTGCATAGCAGCAAACCTTGGCGCCCGTAGCTCAGTTGGATAGAGTATTTGGCTACGAACCAAAGGGTCGGGCGTTCGAATCGCTCCGGGCGCGCCAAAAATAAAAAGCCTTGTTTCTTCGGAAGCAAGGCTTTTTTCTTTGTTGGTGTAGCAGGCCCTCACCGTTGTCTAGCAGATTGTAGCCATTGCTGCAGGATGTAAGCGTTTTGCATGCTTCAGGCAGCGCTGAGCGTAGCGAGAGGTATGTCAGGTATGGTATGCTTTAACTTTGCTTTTTCATTGGTGTTTCAGTGTCTTTAAGTGCTTGTTTGGCGCGGATTACAGGCGATATGCAGCAGGTGGATGCCGTTATTCGCCAGTCGTTGTCATCTCAAGTTCCGCTGATTAATCAAATTTCGGAATACATCATCCATAGTGGCGGGAAGCGCTTGCGCCCAGCGCTTGTCTTGATGGCTGGCGACTTAGCCGGCAGTGTTTCTCCGGCACATCATGCGCTGGCCTCCATCATTGAGTTCATTCATACCGCGACGTTACTGCATGACGATGTCGTCGATGCCTCAGATCTGCGACGCGGAAAATCGACAGCTAACCATGTTTACGGTAATCCTGCCAGCGTGTTGGTTGGTGATTTTTTGTACTCACGTGCTTTTCAGATGATGGTGAAGCTGCAAAATATGCGTGTGATGGAAATTTTGGCCGATGCGACCAACGTGATCTCTGAGGGCGAGGTGTTGCAGCTGCTGAATGTGCGCAATATCGGCGTCAGCGAGCAAGATTATTTGCAAGTGATTCATTTTAAAACGGCCAAACTGTTCGAGGCGGCGACGCGTCTAGGCGCAGTCCAATGTCAAGCCGATGCATCACAGGAAGCCGGCTTAGCAACGTATGGCATGCATCTGGGCACTGCGTTTCAGTTGATTGACGATGTGCTGGACTTGACTGGCGACAGTGACAAGATCGGTAAGACACTAGGCAATGATTTGGCCGAAGGTAAGGTCACGTTGCCGATGTTGTATGCAATTCAGCAAGCCCCGGCCGCGCAAGCAGACTTGGTGAAGCAAGCCTTACTTGAGGGACAAGTAACGCAGTTAGATGCTGTGCTGGAAATTTTGCATGCAGTGAAGGCATTTGATTATGTGCGCGCGGTAGCGCAAAAAGAAGCGCAGTTGGCTTGTGAGGCGTTATCTGTGTTTGGTCAAACCCCCGCCAAACAAGCGCTACTCGATTTAGCGCAATTCTCAGTCCGTCGACAGCAATAAGCAAACAGCCCACCAAAAGGTAGGCTGTTTTAAAAACATTGCAGATGCAATATCGATGTCATACCCAACAAATAATCATCACACAATCCATCGCCAGTAGATCAGTGATTAGTTAAGCGCAATTGGCTCACCGCTGACATGGTAATAACTGAGGCGGGCACAATCGTTGGTGGCGTGCGTGAGCGCACCATCAAATAGTGATTCTCCATCCACATCCACGACGGCGTAGCCATTGTGATAGAGCGTCACCTCTGCTTGCAGCGCTTTTTCTGTCGGCTGGGCAAGTTTGTGCAGCCGGTGCCCATGGGAAGATCGCATCGCGAAACTGATGCAATTGTCTTCCTCCTCTTCACTGTAGACCTCCCAGTGCGCTTGTCCGGTCAGTTTGGTGAGCCAACCTGGTAAGTCCACCTCTACTCGGCAAATAACAGGCTCATCCCAGGCAGGATGCTCGACTTGATTGAGTTCAATTTCAGTCGGCGGCGTAAATTTGATTTGATCAGACATAGGCAACTTCCTTCACTAGATAACGGATACGAAGTCACTCGGCTGGAGTGCTGTTCCCATCTTACACATAAATGGTGACAGGCAAGTGGTTTTCAAGACTGGGAAAGCGGCTTTTAAACAGGTTTTGCCGACTTTTAGCCTTGCTTACTTGCATTAACGATGCGATCATTCAGCAACCTTAACTCTGTTATCGGCATCATGTCAGAAATCCTTGAACCTGTTTTAAGTTTATTGCAGACCCAGCCACATTTTTTGCAAGCAGTTTGTTTGGGCATCGGCTTGATCGTAGGCAGCTTTCTCAATGTGGTGATACACCGTCTACCCAAAATGATGGAGCGTGAATGGCAAGCGAGCTGTCTTGATTTACAGGGGGAGTCTGCACCGGCGCAACCTAAATATAATTTAGTGGTGCCGCGCTCAGCTTGTCCGCACTGTGGACATCAAATTACCGCATTCGAAAACATTCCTGTCATTAGTTATCTCTTGTTACGCGGTCGTTGCAAAGCATGCAAAAGTGGGATTTCGCTACGCTATCCGCTGGTGGAGTTGTTAACCGGTGGCTTAGCATTTTCGGTTGCCGTGCAATATGGCTACAGCGTATTAACGCTGTGCGCATTGGTATTTGTGTTTGCCTTGGTCGCTCTCACTTTTATTGATTTTGACACCCAGTTATTACCCGACGATATCACCCTGCCGTTACTATGGTTAGGGCTGTTGGTGAATATTAAATATGGCTTTACCGACCTCAATTCTGCAGTGATTGGTGCCATGGCTGGTTATCTGGTGTTATGGACGGTGTACTGGTTGTTCAAGCTGGTGACGGGTAAAGAGGGCATGGGCTATGGCGATTTTAAACTGTTGGCTGCCATCGGTGCCTGGTTTGGTTGGCAATTGCTACCTGCAGTGATTTTGCTGAGTTCGGTGGTGGGCAGTGTGATCGGCATCGGCTTGATTCTACTCAAGGGCAAAACTAGACAGACAGCGATTCCATTTGGCCCCTTTCTTGCGCTCGGCGGCATTGCTGCTCTGTTTTATGGGCAAGCGTTAGCTGCCTATTATCTAGTGCCGTAAGGGACGTATCATGCGTAAAGTGGTTGCCGTGACTGGTGGTATCGGCAGTGGAAAATCCGAGGTCTGTCAAATATTCACTACATTGGGGGTGCCGGTGGTGGATTTAGATCAGATTGCGCATGACATGAGCGCGCCGGGTAGTCCTGCCATGCAAGCAGTCAAAGAAAAATTTGGTGCAAGTATGTTTAATGTCGATGGTCAATTAAACCGTGCCAGACTGCGCGAACTGGTCTTTGCTGAACCTGATGCGCTTGAACAACTCAACCAGATCATGCATCCGGCGATCCGCGTTGAGGCGATCCGTCAAATCGGCCAATATGCCGATCCCTATGTCGTGTTGGCGATTCCTCTGCTGGTCGAAAGCCGTGAGGATTGGCGCATGATTGATCATGTATTGGTGGTCGATTGTGATGCGCAAACGCAGCTTGAGCGCCTCATGCAGCGCAGCCAATTATCAGAGGGCATGGCACAAGCGATGATCGCTGCCCAAAGTGACCGAGAGGCCCGTTTATCGATTGCCGATTCAGTGATTGAGAATGATCAGACGCTCGATAAATTAGCGCAAAAAGTGCAAGAGTTTCATAAAAATTTCTCTAAGACTTGCCAGTGAGTGAAAAGGGTTTCATAATCAGGCTTTTATTGCATACTTTTCAAGTATCAGCTGACAGAAAAGGCTGCCGTGTCGAGCTACGAATTTCCATTTAACGAGCGCATCCGGACCTATCTTCGACTCGAAGATTTGTTCGTGAAAATGCTGCATCACATCGAGATTGGTCATGAAATCAGTCATCATGTGGCGCTGATTTCTATGCTACAAATCCTCGATCTCATTGATCGTGGTGATTTGAAGGTAGATCTGCTGCAAGAGCTAGACAGGCACAAAGTGCAATTGTCTTTTCTGCAAAACAATCCCAATATCGATCAACAGGCGCTGGGCAGCACATTAGCCAGCCTTGAGCGTTGCGCGACTGCGTTACGCTCAGACCATCAAAAACTTGGTCAATCATTGCGTGAAAATGACTGGTTAATGAGTGTCAAGCAACGCACCAGTATTCCTGGAGGGGTCTGTGAGTTTGATTTGCCCTCTTATCGGCATTGGTTATATTTAGGCGAAGCGCGCCGCAAAGATGATTTTGGCAACTGGCTTGCTCGTCTAATGCCGATGTACGAATCCATACGCTTAATTCTGCAGCTATTGCGCGGTAGTGGCCAAGTATTGCCCCTCGTGGCGCATCACGGTGCTTACCAGCAGCAATTGTCCGGCCATAAGCCCGCGCAACTATTACGCATTGAAATAGAGCACGATGAGTGTTTTCCTGAAGTCAGTGCCAATAAATATGCGATTAATATTCGGTTTCAAAAATTGGATTTTGTACAGCGGCCCAAAGGCTGTGAGCAAGATATTCCATTCAAGATGATTATTTGTAACTTTACCGGAGCTGGGCACAATTGACGCAAGCTGCAGTCAAAGTCCGCAAGGTGGCTTGTCCCTCATGCGGCGAAACGACCGAATATTCCCCGACCAATGCCTTTAGGCCATTTTGTAGTCAGCGCTGCAAATTAGTAGATCTAGGCGACTGGGCAACAGAAAAGTTTCGGATTCCTGACCACACGCCGCCTGATTTGCCAGAGTCAGAATAACTTACCTGCAGGATGATCGCTTATGCCAAAAATTGCGCGCATAGTTTGTTTTTTGATTGCTCTAAGTTGCATCGGTTGGCTTGGGGTCGCTCAAGCAGAGGTGACCCTCACGGAAGCTTGGGTCCGCGCCTCTAATCCGGGCCAGTCTGTGGGTGCGGCTTATTTGACTTTACGCAGCGCGCAAGCGGTCACGCTGGTCTACGTTGAAACCGAGCGCGCGGGTGCGGTGGAGATGCATAGTATGACCATGCAAAATGGGGTCATGAAAATGCGCAGTCTGGAAGAACTGGCGATCCCCGCCAATAAACCAGTGACATTGGCCCCAGGCGGATTGCACCTGATGCTATTTGAGCTCGCGTCCCCGTTCAAAGTGGGGGAGCAAGTCAAATTCAGGCTTTGTTTCAAAGACCAGCAAGGCAAGATTGCAGAGCAGTTTATTACCATGCCGGTGAAAACTGCCCCCTAAGCGGTCAACAGGGCGCCTCAGCGCTGGCCCTGTGTGTATCGAGCGAAGGTCGCAAGATACAATTGTTCTGCTTCAGCCCTCGCCCAAGGCGTGCGTCGCAAAAACTTCAAACTCGACTTCACTGATGGGTCAGTTTTGAAACAGTTGATGTTGACCTTTTGCGCCAGTTGATCCCAGCCGTAATGTGCGACTAATTGTTCAACAATGTGCGCGAGCGTTAACCCATGCAGCGGATTGTTTAATTGTTGGGTGTGCATATATTTAATCCACTTTAATTCTGTTCATCAACGGCCATACAGACAAATCACATGCGGCAATCGCCTGATCGGCTAGAAAAGCCATCCATGCAATAATCGCCCCGGCATTAAGGCAAAGCCTCCTGCAATTAACAGTCCTCCTACATAAACCCCAATCAGATGGGCTTTATGACTAGCCAAGTGACCTCGCCGAATGGCAAGGTAGCTGGCTGGTACTGAATACAACACCAACAAACAAAATAAATGAATAAAACCAAAATGGCCCATCAAGGTTGGGCCAATTTGTGCAGGCATCCACAATGCGATGATGGCGGTCACCAACATCAGGCCCATGAAATACTTGCCAATCAGCCTGTGCTGTATGCTGCCTTTTCTCTGCAATAACTGCAAAGTCCCCAATATAAACGCGAGTAAAGCTGTCGCAAGATGCAGGTATGCTAACTGTAAATATGACATTGTGTGGCTTTTTTCAAAATAAGGCGTTTCCCCCAATCGATGCCGAAAAGCTAAGAACCTCTGAGGATTGGCCACCAGTTTATTCAAGTGTGACAACTACAAAAAGTCGCCTACTAAGGCAGTTTAAATTAAATTTCCCTGCGCTCACCACAGAGCATAACCCAGCCTGCCAGATTTAGTAGTATTTTTAATCTTACAAAATAGATTGCCCTTAAATTGGCTTGATTCAAGAAACATAAGGTCGTTGAATCTCTTGCGCTGCAATAAAGGCGCTGCGGAACGAGATCGGGTCGGAGATGCCAGGAATCGAGGCTTGCGGATTGCCAGCGCCTGCAATGACTAGCGTGCCAAAGTTAAACAATCTACCGAAGATGCTTTGGCTGACTTCCACTGTTTCGACGTTGTTGATATTGAGTTCTATTGTTTGGCGGCGTATGAAACCGAATGTTGCAATGACGCGTTTATTGGTAAATGCAAGCTCTGTGGTTTTGTATTGCATGTAAGCGTTGATCCAAAATACTAGACCCACGCCAACGGTGATAAATATCAAGCCCAAGATGATGAGCGGCACCAGTGACCACACACTGACATGCGCACGATAGATGATATGTTCCTCTTGACTGGGCGCGCCTTCAATTAAGCGAGTCATGATATGTTTCTCTGTTTTAATAATGTGGCTTTAACATTGCCACTGTTTGCCCGTTGTTCACTTACGCTGAGGACACGGGTCGCGCACTTGGCGCCCACTTAGGGTAAAACCACAATGGCAGGCCACACATAGCTACTGCCACCTTGCAACACTCTGATTTTGTAATTGCCTGGCCCGTTGGTGTATGGCACGCTTTTGGTTTTTTGGCCGGCGTTATTGCAATTGCCGTTGCCAGAACCTAGTGAACTCCAACTCGGTCCGGAGCCTTGTAATTTAATCTCTAGGCTGGTGGGGCCGTTACCAACGTTGCAATAGCCTGTCACATGAATCATGCCGCTCGAGGTCGTGGTCGGTGCCGTGACACTGATGTTGGTGATGCTGAGTGCGGCCTGACTGGTGTTCATGGTCAGTAGCCCAATCATAGTCAGTCCAATAATGAATGAAGTGTTTGTCAGTTTCATGGTGTCTCTCAGTCGTTTGCGTTGATGAATGCGTGATCATTGATACATTTAAATGAATGTTTTTTGCTAATTTATTAACAATAATTAACAATTATTAAATGTTAAGTCGAAACAGACTTATCGTCAACCATCAATGTCATGCGTATGGCGACTGGTCTGCTTGAGAGTGGCAGGGAGTGGTGTAGGCTGCGCTAAGACGCATTTTGTGCTGCGGTTAATACGTGGGTTAATACGTGGACCAGCGACGGCTTCAGCAGCCGCGCTGGGTGTGGATTGTTTGCTGTGCTGGAATGCTTAGGCTAGCTGCGCTTGCCAAAGGCCACTTTGCATGGCGATGCCTCTCGCGCCACAAGCTTGTGCCTGCGCTAGATGCGTAGGGCGCATGCCCCCGAGTGCATAGACTGGAATTTCTAAACCATTGAGCATGTCTTCAAAGATTTCCCAACCCATGCCTGCTGCTTCTGGATGACTTTTTGTCGGCAATACGGGGGAGAGTAAGGCAAAGTCAAGTTGCAGTGTTTGTGCTTTTTGCAGTTGCTCAAGATTGTGACACGATGCACCGACAAGTAGGTGATCAGGTTTGACGGACATTGCTAACAAGCGCTGACTATTGAGATGCACGCCTTGGTATCCAAGTTGCAAGGCTTGTTCTGGGCTGGCATTTAACAGACAGCGGCAGTCATAAGGTGCGCATAGCTGCAATATTTGTTCACTTAATTGTGCCAGTGCTGCACTGTCAAGTTGCGGCTCACGAACCTGTAATAATTGTAGGCCTTGATCGAGTTGTCGCTTGAGTGCTTGCAAAAATGTGGGTTCACCCATTTCTTGTACATTGCTGATTGCATACACTGGTGGCAGGCTAAGGGCTTGCATGATCGGCGCGTTGGCGGGAAGCACTGGGGTGACATTGCCTATTTGTGGATGTTGCCATGCGAATTGTTGGCCCTCGCGGGCTTGCAGCGCACCTTGCCAGGCATGGACAAAGAAAAAATGCAGTAGCACTGTTTTGGCCTCTGCATCGTGTGTGGCGGGGTAGTCATAGCGCCGTTTGATCCAAGGCTGTGTCTGCGTCGGTGTAATGCCCAGCTCTTCCTGTGCTTCGCGGATCAATGCCTGTGCGGGCGTTTCGCCAGATTCGATCTTGCCACCGGGAAACTCCCACCAGCCCGCCCAACCCTTGCCTTGCGGACGGCTGGCGAGCAGATATTCCCCATTGGGACGGATTAAAATAGCGACCGCAACTTGAACGAGCTTGGTCATGGTATTACTCCGCGTTCAATTGCAGTTTACCGGCATAGTCTTTGGCAAACTGATAGGCGACACGACCACTGCGGGCGCCGCGGGTGTGATAAAACTGTAATGCTGCGTGTCTGGCCGCGTCATCCATGGCGATACCAAAGCTTTGTAGCCAGTGCTCGGCAATACTGAGGTATTCCTCTTGATCAAAACTGTAAAAAGACAGCCACAGACCAAAGCGTTCGGCCAGTGCGGTCTTTTCATCGATGGTGTCGTTTGGGCGAATTTCGCCTTGGTCAAGGATAGGCTGATTGTCCGCCATGAATTCCGGCATCAAATTTTTCCGGTTGGAGGTGGCATACACCAGCAGGTTTGGACAAGCATGTTCAATCGAGCCATCTAGAATCACTTTGAGCGCTTTGTAGCCGCTATCATTGGCCTCAAAAGTCAGGTCATCACAAAAGATAATAAATTTTTCTGGGCGTTGGCGAATCTGTTGCGCAATTTGTGGCACATCGTTGAGGTCTTGTTTCTCAACCTCAATCAGACGCAGGCCTTCACTGGCATAGGCATTTAGCACTGCTTTTACCAGCGACGATTTGCCAGTGCCGCGCGCGCCAGTCAGCAAGACGTGATTGGCCGGTAGTCCTTGCAGAAATTGGCGGGTATTACGCACGACCTCCGCTTTTTGTCGGTCAATAAACTGAATGTCTCGCAGTAATACTGCATGTGGATGATCTACGGCCTGCAATTGGCCTTGGGAGCCATGTTTGACCCACCGCCAGGCAATCGCCTGCCACTGGACCTCTGCGGGTGGCGTAGGGAGCAGTGTTTCGAGCCGTGTGATCAGTTGTTCGGCGCGGTGTAGCAAATGTTCAAGTGAGTGCATGCGGACGGTCGGGTGTGAAAAGACAAACGAAAGCTTATTGTACACGCGGAAACCAGCGCTGGTGCGCGTAACTTGGTGTGGCTTTAGCGCAAAATGCCTAGTGTTTGTGTTACCTTGTGCGGCTTGCAGACGCAGTTTTTGGAGTATCTATGGCCTTACAAAACATCATTCTTGCCTCTCGCAGTCCACGCCGCGTCGAATTGCTGGCGCAATTGGGGGTGCATTGCGACATCGTGCCCGCAGATATCGACGAATCCAGTTGGCCGGACGAGGATCCTGCGCAATATGTGGTGCGCCTCGCACGCGAGAAGGCTCTCGCGGTTGCCAGCTTACATGGTCATCGCGGCTTGCCGATTTTGGCTGCGGATACGACGGTGGCGCTTGGCCAACTGATTTTAGGTAAACCCGCAGACGCAGATGAGGCCATGGCCATGCTTGCCCGTTTGAGTGGCAGCATTCACTTCGTGCATACAGCGGTCGCACTTTACCAAGCGGGAGAGGTGCATTGTTTGCTCAATAGTACCGAAGTGGAGATGATGCAGGTCCCGGTGGCGGTATTAGCCGATTATGTGGCATCCGGTGAACCGATGGACAAAGCGGGTGCCTATGGCATACAGGGCCGTGCCGGGCGATGGATTAAACAGATTAACGGTAGTTACAGCGGCGTGATGGGTTTGCCGTTGCATGAAACGGCGCAGTTGTTGCACGCGTGGTAAACTTTTACACAAAGAAAATGATCGGGATTGGGTAAAGCAATATGTCATTGGCGCAAGAAGTACTGATTAACGTCACCCCGCAAGAGACGCGCGTGGCGATTCTGGAGCAGGGTATTGTGCAGGAGCTGCACATTGAGCGTGCGTCCTCATTGGGTATTGTCGGTAACATCTACCGCGGGACCGTTGTGCGCGTTTTGCCGGGTATGCAGTCAGCGTTTGTCGAAATCGGCTTGCCACGTGCCGCTTTTCTACATGCGGCGGATATCATGGCGTGTCATTCAGAGGACGGCGCGATCAAAACGGACCGGCCGATTCAAGAAGTGCTGCACGAGGGACAGTCAATCATCGTGCAGGTGATTAAGGAGGCGATTGGCACTAAAGGTGCGCGCCTGACCACCGAGATCAGCATTGCAGGTCGCTTTTTGGTCTATTTGCCTTATCAGAAACATATTGGGGTATCGCAACGCATCGACCTTGAAGAAGAACGCGAGTTTTTGCGTAACCGCTTACTCGGCTTGTTGCCGGAAGAACGTGAAGGTGGTTATATCATCCGCACCATGTCTGAGAACGCAACCGATGCAGAGCTAGTGGCCGATGTGGAATATCTGCGCAAAGTCTGGCAAAAGATTCAAACAGAGAGTACCAAGGTCGGCGAGCGCTCATTGATATTTTATGACCTCAGTCTGCCGCGTCGCATTTTGCGCGATGTGGTGTGTACCGAAACCACCAGTATTCGGGTGGATTCGGGCGAAATGTTCGAGCGCTTGAAGGAGTTTGCCGAATTATATGTCTCCCACGCAGTTAAGCCCCTGACGCATTACAAAGGCGAGCGCTCGTTGTTTGAGTTTTATGACATTGAAAGCGAGATTGAAAAAGCGTTGTCACGTAAGGTCGAACTCAAATCTGGCGGCTATTTGATTTTTGACCAGACCGAGGCGTTGACGACGGTAGATGTCAACACTGGCAGCTTTGTCAGCGGCAAAAATTTGTCGGACACGATTTTTAAAACCAATCTTGAGGCAGCGCAAACCATTGCGCGCCAACTGCGCTTGCGCAACTTAGGCGGCATCATCATCATCGACTTTATTGATATGGATGAAGATGCCCAGCGCGAGGCGGTGCTCGAAGAGTTGCGTAAAGCGGTCACGCTGGACCGTGCGCGCATTAATGTGAATGGCTTTTCAGCATTAGGCCTGGTGGAGTTGACCCGTAAGCGTACGCGTGAAAGTTTGGCGCATTTGCTGTGCGAGTCGTGCAAGGTCTGTCAGGGCCGCGGCGAACTCAAGACGGCGCAAACGCTGTGCTATGAAATCATGCGCGAATTGTTGCGGGAATCTAAGCAGTTTAGAAATGCCAAAGAATTCAAGATTCTGGCATCCCCAGAGGTCATAAACATGCTGAGTGATGAGGAGTCGCAGAGTTTGGCCAGTTTGTCTGACTTTATTAAAAAGCCGCTCTCGCTGCATCCCGACACGCAATATGGACGCGAAGAGTTCGATATTGTCTGGATTTAACACCATTGAAAGCAGGCGCTAACCATGGTGTGCAAACTACGGCCTTAGAGGATGCTGACCGCTAAACCGGGCAATACAATGTGGCTCAACATCTGCAATAAAATCAGCGCGACCAATGCAGAAAAGTCAAAGCCCTGAATCGGCGGCAACAGGCGTCGTAAGGGCTCTACAATCGGCGCCGACAATTGA
This Methylophilus medardicus DNA region includes the following protein-coding sequences:
- a CDS encoding aspartate kinase, which codes for MALIVQKYGGTSVANPERIRNVARRVARYKALGHQVVVVVSAMSGETNRLISLAKEIMPDPDPRELDVMVSTGEQVTIGMTALALMELGIKAKSYTGAQVKILTDNAFSKARILDIDQHHLKKDLDDGYVCVVAGFQGVDEHGNITTLGRGGSDTTGVALAAALNADECQIYTDVDGVYTTDPRVVPEARRLDRITFEEMLELASQGSKVLQIRSVEFAGKYKVKLRVLSSFEEEGDGTLITFEENEENMEEPIISGIAFNRDEAKITVTGVPDKPGIAYQILGPVADANIDVDMIIQNVGADGTTDFTFTVHKNEMNKTLALLRDKVQGHIQAREIGGDDKIAKVSVVGVGMRSHVGIASQMFRTLAEEGINIQMISTSEIKIAVVIEEKYMELAVRVLHKAFGLENA
- a CDS encoding polyprenyl synthetase family protein, whose translation is MQQVDAVIRQSLSSQVPLINQISEYIIHSGGKRLRPALVLMAGDLAGSVSPAHHALASIIEFIHTATLLHDDVVDASDLRRGKSTANHVYGNPASVLVGDFLYSRAFQMMVKLQNMRVMEILADATNVISEGEVLQLLNVRNIGVSEQDYLQVIHFKTAKLFEAATRLGAVQCQADASQEAGLATYGMHLGTAFQLIDDVLDLTGDSDKIGKTLGNDLAEGKVTLPMLYAIQQAPAAQADLVKQALLEGQVTQLDAVLEILHAVKAFDYVRAVAQKEAQLACEALSVFGQTPAKQALLDLAQFSVRRQQ
- a CDS encoding prepilin peptidase, whose translation is MSEILEPVLSLLQTQPHFLQAVCLGIGLIVGSFLNVVIHRLPKMMEREWQASCLDLQGESAPAQPKYNLVVPRSACPHCGHQITAFENIPVISYLLLRGRCKACKSGISLRYPLVELLTGGLAFSVAVQYGYSVLTLCALVFVFALVALTFIDFDTQLLPDDITLPLLWLGLLVNIKYGFTDLNSAVIGAMAGYLVLWTVYWLFKLVTGKEGMGYGDFKLLAAIGAWFGWQLLPAVILLSSVVGSVIGIGLILLKGKTRQTAIPFGPFLALGGIAALFYGQALAAYYLVP
- the coaE gene encoding dephospho-CoA kinase (Dephospho-CoA kinase (CoaE) performs the final step in coenzyme A biosynthesis.); this encodes MRKVVAVTGGIGSGKSEVCQIFTTLGVPVVDLDQIAHDMSAPGSPAMQAVKEKFGASMFNVDGQLNRARLRELVFAEPDALEQLNQIMHPAIRVEAIRQIGQYADPYVVLAIPLLVESREDWRMIDHVLVVDCDAQTQLERLMQRSQLSEGMAQAMIAAQSDREARLSIADSVIENDQTLDKLAQKVQEFHKNFSKTCQ
- the zapD gene encoding cell division protein ZapD; protein product: MSSYEFPFNERIRTYLRLEDLFVKMLHHIEIGHEISHHVALISMLQILDLIDRGDLKVDLLQELDRHKVQLSFLQNNPNIDQQALGSTLASLERCATALRSDHQKLGQSLRENDWLMSVKQRTSIPGGVCEFDLPSYRHWLYLGEARRKDDFGNWLARLMPMYESIRLILQLLRGSGQVLPLVAHHGAYQQQLSGHKPAQLLRIEIEHDECFPEVSANKYAINIRFQKLDFVQRPKGCEQDIPFKMIICNFTGAGHN
- a CDS encoding DNA gyrase inhibitor YacG; its protein translation is MTQAAVKVRKVACPSCGETTEYSPTNAFRPFCSQRCKLVDLGDWATEKFRIPDHTPPDLPESE
- a CDS encoding copper chaperone PCu(A)C, which produces MIALSCIGWLGVAQAEVTLTEAWVRASNPGQSVGAAYLTLRSAQAVTLVYVETERAGAVEMHSMTMQNGVMKMRSLEELAIPANKPVTLAPGGLHLMLFELASPFKVGEQVKFRLCFKDQQGKIAEQFITMPVKTAP
- a CDS encoding VF530 family protein; its protein translation is MHTQQLNNPLHGLTLAHIVEQLVAHYGWDQLAQKVNINCFKTDPSVKSSLKFLRRTPWARAEAEQLYLATFARYTQGQR
- a CDS encoding DUF2306 domain-containing protein, with the protein product MNKLVANPQRFLAFRHRLGETPYFEKSHTMSYLQLAYLHLATALLAFILGTLQLLQRKGSIQHRLIGKYFMGLMLVTAIIALWMPAQIGPTLMGHFGFIHLFCLLVLYSVPASYLAIRRGHLASHKAHLIGVYVGGLLIAGGFALMPGRLLHGWLF